The genomic DNA GGGTCGGTCCATCCGCGGGCTGTTTCGCCCCGCTGGCATACGGGGCTTCGGGTTCGGCCCCGCCGGAGCCGTTTCGCGCGTTCGTACTGAGCGAGAAGATTATATGACGTGAGAAGATAACTCCACGTATGGACCGACAGAAACTGTTCGCGGTGTTCTTCGCGTTCCTGATGGCGATGTGGATGCTCGCCACCGCGGCAACAATGATCTGATGGGCCCGCTCGAGTCCCTCACTGACCCCGCGGAAAACGAAGCAGTCCGCGCCGTCGCGGCCGCCTTCGCCGGCATGGAGCGTGATTTTCGTGCGGCGATACAGGCCCACTACGCGGCGCTCGGCATCGACCCGCCGCCCGACCGTCCGCCGGCCGAAGAACGCATCGACCAGCTCTGTCTGCTTGTTTCGCATCACTTCCGTGGCGACCTCTGGGGGTACTTCTGCGCCGAGCAAGCGCCCGACGCGCTCGAACGCCCCGACGACGCCCGCGCTTTCGCCGGCCAAAGCGACGCTGAATGGGAGGCGAGCATGCAGCAGCTAGCCGCAGCCGCCCCGGACGACATCGACGGGTCTACTCGCGAGCGAGCCGCGGCCATCATCGCCGACCGGTTCGGCGTCGGCCTCGATACCTTCGAGCGGGAAATCGTCGGGTGGACGCCCGAGCGGACACTCCGCCGGGCCCTCCGCGGGCCGATGGACACGGACATCGAGCGGCTCCGGCGCGCGACGGCGGCACTCGAACAGTCCGACTAACGCCGTCCGCCTCTTTTCGTCTACTTGCCGAGTGCGAGCAACCGCCGGCCGCTTCCGACAAAGACCCTTCCGGCCGCGAGCACCGGCTGGCTCCGGATTCGCTCCCCGGTGTCGACGCGCCAGCGTTCCGTGCCGTCGGCGGCGTCGACCGCTACGACCCCGCCGTCGGTGGTCCCGACAACGACGGTCCCTTCGACGACTGTCGGCGGAACGCCGATCCCCGAAGCAACGGTGACTTGCCAGCCCTCCTCGCCCGTCGCCGCGTCCAGCCGCCGCAGACGACCGTCAGCGTCGCCGACGTAGAGACTCCCGTCAGCGACCGCGGGCGCGGTCGGCGTCGCAGCTGTCTCGACCTGCCAGCGCTCGTCCCCGTCCGCCACGTCAAGTGCGCGGACGACGCCGTCGTTTCCGCCGGCAAAGACACGGCCGTCGGCGACTGCGGGACTGGAGAGCACCGGCCCGTCGGTCGCAGTCCGCCACTGCCGCTCGCCGCTGTCGGCGTCGATTCCGTAGACGGCTCCTTCCCAGCCGCCGACAAAGACGAGTCCGTCTGCGACCGCTGGCGGTGAGTTGACGCGGTAGACGGCCTCGTGTGTCCATTCACGGCCACCAGCCTCGAACGCGTACACCTCGCCGTCGGTCGCCCGGCTCGCGGTGTAGACGCGGCCGTCAAC from Natronomonas pharaonis DSM 2160 includes the following:
- a CDS encoding outer membrane protein assembly factor BamB family protein gives rise to the protein MNKRPASGTGHSVLRRSTRRQLLGAAAGATAALCGCLDDNGTDRTEPLDVSIGDVATYRYGPQRRGVADTTVPETAPDERWRLNTDWPVRAAPAVVGGVVYHCGNGLAAVDAVDGERLWRVDTDGPSETPPAVADGVVFAGTHRGRLHAINSDGTEHWTASGNGRIDAAPVVVDGRVYTASRATDGEVYAFEAGGREWTHEAVYRVNSPPAVADGLVFVGGWEGAVYGIDADSGERQWRTATDGPVLSSPAVADGRVFAGGNDGVVRALDVADGDERWQVETAATPTAPAVADGSLYVGDADGRLRRLDAATGEEGWQVTVASGIGVPPTVVEGTVVVGTTDGGVVAVDAADGTERWRVDTGERIRSQPVLAAGRVFVGSGRRLLALGK